The following coding sequences are from one Halictus rubicundus isolate RS-2024b chromosome 11, iyHalRubi1_principal, whole genome shotgun sequence window:
- the LOC143358525 gene encoding uncharacterized protein LOC143358525 isoform X1, with protein MGRVTQSGSDGTKGQRKNNIREEQRVKTKKKRRKKDLIDLHCGLRKPGKGKETKTDGKLGKARNSKKISNRILPRALSGIYRNGAIGKEIRRAQPQVALDDSNNARLEGNVTKLLHGYDTNAQTIVINDNREQPKDLLLDPIARNILHPTPASVHSPSPILGKVDGTKRHVRGEQEGHVGPSKCPDFSHLPLEKKKVDHAESLQESAIEQYEELCASICTEFEGLNLPDQLTADPLSSVKKKLRSFYAESFHSQFLKDMIKRGQILSERATPSSLGTNPLLPEAVYSTSGYGESPGLIAATVDSSDSHDVYKKTTKQVDSQANQNLIVPPKPIQREKRKEVPSPNLLFDFSVLNDHRVDKVESEHHARSGDTYFVGSVPTTASLEKCCESQICLDNEAVTRIDRSDTQRDRKSLLFSRSMAEMLRKSMNKKHLVQRKNQITQTTNSLNNRARRHPGKCNAKPTHQVNAKNLKHVPAILRRCNKVNLFDPPTNETIEPSKPSVSITPMCVTLERDTVSSSDNSLLNVQTCVVASPSVRKDFGKNPEGDPDNSGVNVFQKRIKRIPMIQKTLMFTKKDTRNRCLHLNDLVAERSVDSSNVCLVRQEAPQQQEKCGDCQRAASSCYQSFYCSENSDDSNYYSQELKEISVPQVRPLQVQQEPVACEEVFVRKLQHPGKNHTVCFVAVDRGKELNGVQDCGKVPPEKVYCQDNVADVGILKGVQNLKILPMEDQRAKCATQCMANTVVLEEQPVKYLAFDNDSETQKIPIYVQSKQRPQFTSVDNADVNPKVNYRLVSCPVEPAQKILLVPSHEQNKLVYVKEKSLHRPGVSYERVNQPRKMFFYRPRTQSDVQCEKNSNICEVHVSKQNLVEIANSGYENISGLQQTELGTKMRKSFGNWEEVHCRPNHEHTIVKDACAKTVYFKK; from the exons ATGGGCCGAGTGACGCAATCGGGCAGCGACGGTACGAAGGGACAGCGCAAAAATAATATAAGGGAAGAGCAGAGGGTCAAGACCAAGAAGAAACGGCGCAAGAAGGACCTAATCGACCTGCACTGCGGGCTGCGCAAACCAGGAAAA GGCAAAGAGACGAAAACCGACGGCAAGTTGGGCAAGGCGCGAAATTCGAAAAAGATATCGAACCGAATTCTTCCGAGAGCC CTGTCTGGGATATACAGAAATGGCGCCATAGGCAAAGAAATACGAAGAg CACAACCTCAGGTTGCTTTGGACGATTCGAACAACGCCAGGTTAGAGGGGAACGTTACGAAGCTTCTTCACGGTTACGACACGAACGCCCA GACCATTGTCATCAACGACAATCGAGAACAGCCCAAGGATCTGCTGCTAGATCCCATTGCTAGAAACATTCTACACCCAACTCCGGCAAGTGTGCATTCTCCGAGTCCAATTTTGGGTAAAGTGGATGG AACAAAACGACATGTCAGGGGCGAACAAGAAGGGCACGTTGGTCCTTCCAAGTGTCCTGACTTTTCCCACTTACCTCTGGAGAAAAAAAAGGTGGATCACGCTGAATCCTTGCAAGAGTCTGCCATTGAGCAATACGAGGAACTGTGTGCCTCCATTTGTACAGAATTCGAGGGGCTGAACCTACCAGACCAGTTGACAGCAG ATCCACTGTCGTCTGTGAAGAAGAAGCTGAGAAGCTTCTACGCGGAGTCCTTCCACAGCCAGTTTCTGAAAGACATGATCAAACGCGGTCAAATTTTGAGCGAACGCGCCACCCCGAGCTCCCTCGGCACAAATCCCCTCCTCCCGGAAGCAGTGTACAGCACGTCCGGCTACGGTGAATCCCCTGGCCTAATCGCGGCGACGGTGGACAGCTCGGACTCCCACGACGTCTACAAAAAAACGACGAAACAGGTCGATTCGCAGGCGAATCAGAACTTGATCGTGCCACCAAAACCGATCCAACGCGAGAAGCGAAAAGAAGTTCCCTCGCCTAACCTTTTGTTCGATTTTTCCGTGTTGAACGATCACAGAGTCGATAAGGTAGAGTCCGAACACCATGCACGCAGTGGGGATACTTATTTCGTTGGAAGCGTTCCGACCACCGCTTCTCTGGAGAAGTGTTGTGAAAGTCAAATATGTCTGGACAATGAAGCGGTAACTAGGATAGACAGGTCTGACACGCAGAGAGACCGAAAGTCACTTTTATTCTCAAGGTCCATGGCGGAGATGCTGAGGAAGTCCATGAACAAGAAGCATCTAGTCCAACGTAAGAACCAAATCACCCAAACGACCAACTCCTTAAACAACAGGGCAAGGAGACACCCGGGGAAGTGTAACGCAAAACCCACGCATCAGGTGAACGCTAAGAACCTGAAGCACGTCCCAGCCATACTCCGGAGGTGCAACAAGGTCAACTTGTTTGATCCCCCAACGAACGAGACAATAGAGCCATCCAAACCGAGTGTTTCGATCACCCCGATGTGTGTCACATTGGAAAGGGACACTGTGTCTAGCTCTGACAACAGTCTCCTAAATGTGCAGACCTGTGTGGTGGCCTCGCCCAGTGTACGGAAGGACTTTGGGAAGAACCCTGAAGGGGATCCTGACAATTCGGGGGTGAACGTTTTCCAGAAGAGGATCAAGAGGATCCCTATGATCCAGAAGACACTGATGTTCACCAAGAAGGACACTCGAAATAGGTGTCTGCATCTCAATGACCTGGTGGCTGAGAGGTCAGTGGATTCGTCGAATGTCTGCCTGGTGAGGCAGGAGGCTCCTCAACAGCAGGAGAAGTGTGGAGACTGTCAGCGAGCTGCGTCTAGCTGCTACCAGTCCTTCTACTGTTCAGAGAACTCTGACGATTCGAATTACTATAGTCAAGAGCTGAAGGAGATTAGCGTGCCCCAGGTGCGACCTCTGCAGGTGCAACAGGAGCCTGTTGCCTGCGAGGAAGTGTTCGTCCGGAAGCTGCAGCACCCTGGCAAAAATCATACTGTCTGTTTCGTGGCTGTGGATAGGGGGAAGGAGCTCAATGGGGTGCAAGATTGCGGGAAAGTCCCTCCAGAGAAGGTCTATTGTCAGGATAACGTTGCTGATGTGGGTATACTGAAAGGCGTCCAGAACCTGAAAATCTTGCCCATGGAAGACCAGAGAGCTAAGTGCGCCACCCAGTGTATGGCGAACACAGTGGTCCTCGAGGAACAACCGGTGAAGTACCTAGCATTCGATAATGACTCCGAGACTCAGAAGATCCCCATATACGTCCAGAGCAAGCAGCGACCCCAGTTCACCTCTGTCGATAATGCAGACGTGAATCCGAAAGTAAATTACCGACTGGTGTCCTGCCCAGTGGAACCAGCGCAGAAAATTTTGCTGGTACCTTCACACGAGCAAAATAAGCTGGTGTATGTAAAGGAGAAGAGCTTGCACCGGCCTGGTGTTTCATACGAAAGGGTTAACCAACCCAGGAAAATGTTCTTTTACCGACCGCGCACTCAGTCGGACGTGCAGTGCGAAAAGAATTCGAACATTTGTGAGGTTCACGTTTCGAAGCAGAATCTGGTGGAAATTGCGAATTCTGGGTACGAAAATATCTCTGGGCTGCAGCAAACGGAGCTTGGCACGAAGATGAGGAAAAGTTTCGGTAATTGGGAGGAGGTCCATTGCCGACCGAATCATG AGCACACGATTGTGAAGGATGCCTGCGCGAAGACTGTCTACTTCAAGAAATGA
- the LOC143358525 gene encoding uncharacterized protein LOC143358525 isoform X2: MGRVTQSGSDGTKGQRKNNIREEQRVKTKKKRRKKDLIDLHCGLRKPGKLSGIYRNGAIGKEIRRAQPQVALDDSNNARLEGNVTKLLHGYDTNAQTIVINDNREQPKDLLLDPIARNILHPTPASVHSPSPILGKVDGTKRHVRGEQEGHVGPSKCPDFSHLPLEKKKVDHAESLQESAIEQYEELCASICTEFEGLNLPDQLTADPLSSVKKKLRSFYAESFHSQFLKDMIKRGQILSERATPSSLGTNPLLPEAVYSTSGYGESPGLIAATVDSSDSHDVYKKTTKQVDSQANQNLIVPPKPIQREKRKEVPSPNLLFDFSVLNDHRVDKVESEHHARSGDTYFVGSVPTTASLEKCCESQICLDNEAVTRIDRSDTQRDRKSLLFSRSMAEMLRKSMNKKHLVQRKNQITQTTNSLNNRARRHPGKCNAKPTHQVNAKNLKHVPAILRRCNKVNLFDPPTNETIEPSKPSVSITPMCVTLERDTVSSSDNSLLNVQTCVVASPSVRKDFGKNPEGDPDNSGVNVFQKRIKRIPMIQKTLMFTKKDTRNRCLHLNDLVAERSVDSSNVCLVRQEAPQQQEKCGDCQRAASSCYQSFYCSENSDDSNYYSQELKEISVPQVRPLQVQQEPVACEEVFVRKLQHPGKNHTVCFVAVDRGKELNGVQDCGKVPPEKVYCQDNVADVGILKGVQNLKILPMEDQRAKCATQCMANTVVLEEQPVKYLAFDNDSETQKIPIYVQSKQRPQFTSVDNADVNPKVNYRLVSCPVEPAQKILLVPSHEQNKLVYVKEKSLHRPGVSYERVNQPRKMFFYRPRTQSDVQCEKNSNICEVHVSKQNLVEIANSGYENISGLQQTELGTKMRKSFGNWEEVHCRPNHEHTIVKDACAKTVYFKK, encoded by the exons ATGGGCCGAGTGACGCAATCGGGCAGCGACGGTACGAAGGGACAGCGCAAAAATAATATAAGGGAAGAGCAGAGGGTCAAGACCAAGAAGAAACGGCGCAAGAAGGACCTAATCGACCTGCACTGCGGGCTGCGCAAACCAGGAAAA CTGTCTGGGATATACAGAAATGGCGCCATAGGCAAAGAAATACGAAGAg CACAACCTCAGGTTGCTTTGGACGATTCGAACAACGCCAGGTTAGAGGGGAACGTTACGAAGCTTCTTCACGGTTACGACACGAACGCCCA GACCATTGTCATCAACGACAATCGAGAACAGCCCAAGGATCTGCTGCTAGATCCCATTGCTAGAAACATTCTACACCCAACTCCGGCAAGTGTGCATTCTCCGAGTCCAATTTTGGGTAAAGTGGATGG AACAAAACGACATGTCAGGGGCGAACAAGAAGGGCACGTTGGTCCTTCCAAGTGTCCTGACTTTTCCCACTTACCTCTGGAGAAAAAAAAGGTGGATCACGCTGAATCCTTGCAAGAGTCTGCCATTGAGCAATACGAGGAACTGTGTGCCTCCATTTGTACAGAATTCGAGGGGCTGAACCTACCAGACCAGTTGACAGCAG ATCCACTGTCGTCTGTGAAGAAGAAGCTGAGAAGCTTCTACGCGGAGTCCTTCCACAGCCAGTTTCTGAAAGACATGATCAAACGCGGTCAAATTTTGAGCGAACGCGCCACCCCGAGCTCCCTCGGCACAAATCCCCTCCTCCCGGAAGCAGTGTACAGCACGTCCGGCTACGGTGAATCCCCTGGCCTAATCGCGGCGACGGTGGACAGCTCGGACTCCCACGACGTCTACAAAAAAACGACGAAACAGGTCGATTCGCAGGCGAATCAGAACTTGATCGTGCCACCAAAACCGATCCAACGCGAGAAGCGAAAAGAAGTTCCCTCGCCTAACCTTTTGTTCGATTTTTCCGTGTTGAACGATCACAGAGTCGATAAGGTAGAGTCCGAACACCATGCACGCAGTGGGGATACTTATTTCGTTGGAAGCGTTCCGACCACCGCTTCTCTGGAGAAGTGTTGTGAAAGTCAAATATGTCTGGACAATGAAGCGGTAACTAGGATAGACAGGTCTGACACGCAGAGAGACCGAAAGTCACTTTTATTCTCAAGGTCCATGGCGGAGATGCTGAGGAAGTCCATGAACAAGAAGCATCTAGTCCAACGTAAGAACCAAATCACCCAAACGACCAACTCCTTAAACAACAGGGCAAGGAGACACCCGGGGAAGTGTAACGCAAAACCCACGCATCAGGTGAACGCTAAGAACCTGAAGCACGTCCCAGCCATACTCCGGAGGTGCAACAAGGTCAACTTGTTTGATCCCCCAACGAACGAGACAATAGAGCCATCCAAACCGAGTGTTTCGATCACCCCGATGTGTGTCACATTGGAAAGGGACACTGTGTCTAGCTCTGACAACAGTCTCCTAAATGTGCAGACCTGTGTGGTGGCCTCGCCCAGTGTACGGAAGGACTTTGGGAAGAACCCTGAAGGGGATCCTGACAATTCGGGGGTGAACGTTTTCCAGAAGAGGATCAAGAGGATCCCTATGATCCAGAAGACACTGATGTTCACCAAGAAGGACACTCGAAATAGGTGTCTGCATCTCAATGACCTGGTGGCTGAGAGGTCAGTGGATTCGTCGAATGTCTGCCTGGTGAGGCAGGAGGCTCCTCAACAGCAGGAGAAGTGTGGAGACTGTCAGCGAGCTGCGTCTAGCTGCTACCAGTCCTTCTACTGTTCAGAGAACTCTGACGATTCGAATTACTATAGTCAAGAGCTGAAGGAGATTAGCGTGCCCCAGGTGCGACCTCTGCAGGTGCAACAGGAGCCTGTTGCCTGCGAGGAAGTGTTCGTCCGGAAGCTGCAGCACCCTGGCAAAAATCATACTGTCTGTTTCGTGGCTGTGGATAGGGGGAAGGAGCTCAATGGGGTGCAAGATTGCGGGAAAGTCCCTCCAGAGAAGGTCTATTGTCAGGATAACGTTGCTGATGTGGGTATACTGAAAGGCGTCCAGAACCTGAAAATCTTGCCCATGGAAGACCAGAGAGCTAAGTGCGCCACCCAGTGTATGGCGAACACAGTGGTCCTCGAGGAACAACCGGTGAAGTACCTAGCATTCGATAATGACTCCGAGACTCAGAAGATCCCCATATACGTCCAGAGCAAGCAGCGACCCCAGTTCACCTCTGTCGATAATGCAGACGTGAATCCGAAAGTAAATTACCGACTGGTGTCCTGCCCAGTGGAACCAGCGCAGAAAATTTTGCTGGTACCTTCACACGAGCAAAATAAGCTGGTGTATGTAAAGGAGAAGAGCTTGCACCGGCCTGGTGTTTCATACGAAAGGGTTAACCAACCCAGGAAAATGTTCTTTTACCGACCGCGCACTCAGTCGGACGTGCAGTGCGAAAAGAATTCGAACATTTGTGAGGTTCACGTTTCGAAGCAGAATCTGGTGGAAATTGCGAATTCTGGGTACGAAAATATCTCTGGGCTGCAGCAAACGGAGCTTGGCACGAAGATGAGGAAAAGTTTCGGTAATTGGGAGGAGGTCCATTGCCGACCGAATCATG AGCACACGATTGTGAAGGATGCCTGCGCGAAGACTGTCTACTTCAAGAAATGA